The stretch of DNA aaataataatgaaataaaataataataataataataataataataataataataataataataataataataataataataataataataataataataataataataataatgataataaaagcAAAAGTATGGTGAATcctttaaataaaagttcatatatttattaaaataaatatgctaATGACAACTATGAAAATGTATTCAAAAAAGTGGATATTTCAAAAAGTCAGAAGGTTCATTAATTTCTAATAACCCTTAACAAATCATACttgataaaaatgtaaaaaatgagaaaaaataaacgaaCTCAATGGAGCATTGAAATAAACCTATAATATGGTGCAGTGAAATAATCCAATAAAATAATGCCGCGAAATAAactaataaaatgaaacagTAAAATGAAGCGGTAAAATGAAGCGGTAAAATAAAgcaatttaataaaataattaaatgaagcaataaaacagtaaaatataaagatcatgtgatatctatatataaatacatacctCACATTGCGCACAACGCACAGGTTTATTTATTCAATCCTTTCgcataataaaatgaaataacatAAAACAGGTGGAAGAACTTATTCCTATTTAACGTCAATGCACGATGCATGTAAAGTGAAGcttaaaaagtaaagaagAAAGCATGAATGAAAGAAagtaatgaatataatatgacacaatttacatttaaattgaaaaatttattatattcttgtaatataaataatatattggGCTACTTGTGAATAAGTGCACAGTATTAGAGTTGTCCACAATGAACAAATCATTTTCCTGCGTCTCGTCTTTTTcttcaaattttaaatttgtgtaatgaaacaaattttctcttatttgtaaaaatttattactttttttttttccgtttttTCCTGTATCTTCCCATTTTTTCTCTACAGATGCATCTAAATTGAAATTCAAGAAATTTTCTTTTGAAAAGTCATAATTTGAgtcgtaaaaaaaatattttggacaatttttataatatcccGTGTATAACATTGGAAAGAGACAAGATGGGTGCTTTAAATTCtgaatacatattttattttttacaaatatatttaaataaattataaaatatttccatatatcatcatctatatttttatgcttCGGTTGAATGTTTTCAATAAAATCAAATTCATTGTCTTCTTCAATTACTTCAATATTTGAATCTATCAATTCAAAGtcagatataaaaaaactccagttatttaaatgtttattttttaaaattaatatataattcccTACATTTGACAAAGCTACTAACATATCATAACATTTTAcccattttatttgtttaaacCCTTTATGTGCAGAAATGTTCACCTTAACGGCATTTTGTAAATCCATCATTTTTAagtcataaatatataatgtgtaTATTCCTGATTTTAAAGATACAACTAATAAGCTGGAGTGATAAATGTCTTCACTAAAACAACATAACTcatgtatttctttttgaaTAGGATTATGAATTGTGtgatataaacatatttgaTCAATACGACTgtaaataaatgttttctctttctcgttttcttttttttcggATTCAATTAATGAAGAATTGTCTCCCATTTTGTTCGACGTACTATTTGTATCGGCAGAGATTGGAACCCCTTTACTACTATTTCCTCTTTCATTCTCATTTATTAAAGAATTTTCAACACtatatttgtaattaattttgtaCAAAAAAACTTTCTCTTGTGTTCTAACACATAAAATGTTTCCCTTCTCTCTTATAACAATTTCTAAAGGTGCTACTATTcccaaatatattttaaataaaaattttaattctatttttttttcaaacaatttttttgttttgacAGTTctaaagaaattattatatacctTATATACTTcatcttttataatttttattttttcacatGCGATATTATTTGTGAACAGGTTCATCTTACTACtttcattttcttctatAATAGCAccttcttttatataatgtaacTCGAACGCAAGTATATAAGAATACGTACCCACAAATACATAGTGACTGTTCTTGTCTACATTCCTATATTTATTCACATTTTTAAgcgtatttttatttcttagtAAATCACATGGAAATTTAAAATAGTTGTTTTTATCCTTTCCAGAATAGTCAAAGATGTAGTggttattttcctttttaaagtGTCCTCTCctatatactattttttgttcttctGCTAcgtctttttgtttttcttcttttccttcTAGTTTTTCTTCTCCCTCcaaaatgcatatttttttctcagCATTCTCTCTCAAAAGGTTATCTAAATTGTCGTATATATTTAGCGCAGTTGGTAATTCTTTAAACCTCCTTTTGCATCCTttcttataaaaacatataggAAAAAACCCAttcactattttttttaagtattttctatttttttcataattttcgtAATATTTCGTCAAATCGGAAATTTCTTCGTTTTTCCTTTCTCCAATATTTTCATCCTTATCTTTTGCCTCATTGCATGAGCTATCCTTCTCATCAACGTTATCTGAATGAATGCTTAATAAGCAACTACTTTGGTTGATATGACCATCTGTggtatttaaaatttttatattatcttcTATCGTCTCAACGTTTCCCACACCACTGATCATATACTTGCGTTCCTTTTGATTTACACATCTTCCTTGATTATTGActaagttttttaaaaatcctttcaaatattttttcttaatttttgttttactctTTGTATATACCGTATCCTTCTTCACATGCGCACACCTTTCTCTTGCGCTTTCTTGAAATGTAATATTCATATGTTCAACAGAAATTAGGGGAAACGTTTGATTTATATCAACAATATAATCATtcatatattctttatttaacTCATTTATATGCTCACCTATttgttctatatatattcttgACACATATGGAATTTGCTCCTTTAAACATAAAATCAAatctattatataaacagtttttttttcatcgttatctatataattttttttttttaaacttataCACTTAACTTCACACATTTCAAAATTtctaattttcttaaaatttaaactttcatacaatttataaaatttttttaaaatgtgtaAATGTCCTCTTTCTCCTGCAGCATCCCCAATACATAGGTGCGTAATATCCACTTCTTTGCCCATATCAAAATAATCGGACTTTTCCTTACATTTAGTCATATCTATATCCGAATTGGGGGTCACTGAATGTATagcataattatttaaagcaTTATTAATGACCCTTTCTGATCgtttatattcatttgttttatataaaaaataaaaatactcgGAAAAGAaacaaggaaaaaataacttGTCCGATATAATTGTTTCAATTccaatacacaaatataataaatcaaTATACACTATTCTAGTAATAGGgtatttgcatattttatatatgtgcaaatATCTTTTTGATATACATAGTAAATactcatcattttttataaactgtacttttttaatatatatattttcatcttCCAATTTTTCTTCtgaatttttcttattgctacagtcattatttttactttttgaaCAATTTGTATTATCTTGATTTTTGTTTAAACTTTTCTGAGGGTGTCTAGAACGTTTCTTTACTTTCTTCATCTTTTGTccttttaatgaaaattgctttcttttattatttcttctttcaAAATCATTATTAAAAGGAGAGATATTTCCTGTAAACAACTTCTCAGAATATTCGTTTTGCAAGTTATCTGTCATGTTTGCAGTAGCacaatttttatcatattcgtttttattttttaagtctTCTACACAATTTTTGCTTTGCTTATACTGTGCATATTTGTTTTCATCCCAATGACCATCATTGTTAGCATCTTCGTTATTGTTGACTTCTTcctcattattatcattttcatcataGTTCACATGTTCATCATTATTAGTATTTTCACCACTGTTCGCATCTtcgttattattatcatttccGTCTTTTTGATCATATTCAATATCGTTATGGTTCATGCCATTCTGATTCCCACTAAAGTttccttcatttttatcatccccaattttattactatattgGCTATAACCATTATTTATTCCATTTAAGTCAAaggaatttatatttacttcttCGAAAACGTCTTTTTTCAGatgtttgtatttttcttgtTCATTAGAATAGCAATATTGTACTAACAAAGTACCAGTTAAAatgtggaaaaaataaagagatgTTTTAGAGGAAGCTACCAGCAGATTTCCACTTGAATTTATATCAAAACATAAAAATCCTtcattatcataattttctaatttgtaaaatacatcctgtaatatacttttttttatttgtctATTATAAAGATGACTTATACAAATATCCATCATATAACTACGataccatttttttctttccttcttttcctccttttttgtttttattccCCTCTTTTTcctatataataattcatttgaTATAGACTTTTTCCCCctcaaatatttatattttaataagtatattcctattttgtttttattacataaaaatacgcccttttctttttattattacagtaTATAAAAACAGTAGTGTTACGTGTATTAATCTTTAAGtatcatttaaaatgttaaaaaacgataaaaaaaaaaatttcagtGTTACAAGTTTACGAATACTGTTACTATATTATCACTGAAATTAACAAACAACAAATGGATTTATGcacatttgtatatttaaccaggtggaataaaaaaattttaagaaaaattaaaattaaaataaaaagaagtgTTTTCCAAA from Plasmodium malariae genome assembly, chromosome: 1 encodes:
- the PmUG01_01014700 gene encoding conserved Plasmodium protein, unknown function, with amino-acid sequence MDICISHLYNRQIKKSILQDVFYKLENYDNEGFLCFDINSSGNLLVASSKTSLYFFHILTGTLLVQYCYSNEQEKYKHLKKDVFEEVNINSFDLNGINNGYSQYSNKIGDDKNEGNFSGNQNGMNHNDIEYDQKDGNDNNNEDANSGENTNNDEHVNYDENDNNEEEVNNNEDANNDGHWDENKYAQYKQSKNCVEDLKNKNEYDKNCATANMTDNLQNEYSEKLFTGNISPFNNDFERRNNKRKQFSLKGQKMKKVKKRSRHPQKSLNKNQDNTNCSKSKNNDCSNKKNSEEKLEDENIYIKKVQFIKNDEYLLCISKRYLHIYKICKYPITRIVYIDLLYLCIGIETIISDKLFFPCFFSEYFYFLYKTNEYKRSERVINNALNNYAIHSVTPNSDIDMTKCKEKSDYFDMGKEVDITHLCIGDAAGERGHLHILKKFYKLYESLNFKKIRNFEMCEVKCISLKKKNYIDNDEKKTVYIIDLILCLKEQIPYVSRIYIEQIGEHINELNKEYMNDYIVDINQTFPLISVEHMNITFQESARERCAHVKKDTVYTKSKTKIKKKYLKGFLKNLVNNQGRCVNQKERKYMISGVGNVETIEDNIKILNTTDGHINQSSCLLSIHSDNVDEKDSSCNEAKDKDENIGERKNEEISDLTKYYENYEKNRKYLKKIVNGFFPICFYKKGCKRRFKELPTALNIYDNLDNLLRENAEKKICILEGEEKLEGKEEKQKDVAEEQKIVYRRGHFKKENNHYIFDYSGKDKNNYFKFPCDLLRNKNTLKNVNKYRNVDKNSHYVFVGTYSYILAFELHYIKEGAIIEENESSKMNLFTNNIACEKIKIIKDEVYKVYNNFFRTVKTKKLFEKKIELKFLFKIYLGIVAPLEIVIREKGNILCVRTQEKVFLYKINYKYSVENSLINENERGNSSKGVPISADTNSTSNKMGDNSSLIESEKKENEKEKTFIYSRIDQICLYHTIHNPIQKEIHELCCFSEDIYHSSLLVVSLKSGIYTLYIYDLKMMDLQNAVKVNISAHKGFKQIKWVKCYDMLVALSNVGNYILILKNKHLNNWSFFISDFELIDSNIEVIEEDNEFDFIENIQPKHKNIDDDIWKYFIIYLNIFVKNKICIQNLKHPSCLFPMLYTGYYKNCPKYFFYDSNYDFSKENFLNFNLDASVEKKWEDTGKNGKKKSNKFLQIRENLFHYTNLKFEEKDETQENDLFIVDNSNTVHLFTSSPIYYLYYKNIINFSI